The Tripterygium wilfordii isolate XIE 37 chromosome 23, ASM1340144v1, whole genome shotgun sequence genomic sequence ccttcaaaaaaaaattcgagaACACTGCACttgatctaatttttttttaatgttagccCGCCCCATTATTATTTCCTGGCTCCGCACCTAGTTACAGATCTCAATCGCATAGGTGAGGTGGAGTAATTGTAATAATATATGTTGGGATTGACCCCCTAACTATTGGGCTGGTCTTTGGTGTAAGATCTATCCTTAATAATTAGTATTAGAGTTGAACTCTTCCAATCGAAGCATGTGTGGCCCTGTGAGATTCTGCATTCTAGGTCAATCCATAGAAGTGTTATCtagaaaatatataattaagttGTCATTTGGCTCGCATAATCCAACTTTCCAAgaataagagtttttttttttttttactaataatTCTAATGTTTGGTTGGTAGAATCTTTGAAATCTAAAATTACTTGAATTCatccaaaaaaaagaggaaTCATTGGAatcctcatttatttttaattaaatacctaTAACGTCATTTtgaaaaacacataattttTACAATAtctcaaattatttttaatttgaatttaaatttaaatatattatacaatataaaataattgtaatttttacTCTAACCAAATATGGCCAGTGAAATCAATTATCTCAGGAAAATAGTAAAACAATATGATCCAAACATGACAAAGAATGAGGATGTCAAGAGAATAGTTTTTCTagcattttttttctccattcacATCACCAAATTTGCGAATCaaacaaaactaaaaaatatgcaTGAAAGGACATAATATATGTACTTTTTGTTCCTTCCACTTTATTTTCCAACTCAAACGGATCACGCAAGTGTTTCATGAAGATTTCATGTTTGTTCAACCGCCTGCAATTGTGAAAGTCACCAGCTGGTCTGCCACTTTTGCATACATTACTCCACTTGTACCTATTTTATTCCTACTTATGtttattgtttaattaatatttttaaatttaaatgtcTTTATCATTGTGCTAACTAATTATATACTTTAtactttaaattatttatatatatatataaatcatccGTATGATTCTATTGTAtaagaaaattatgaaaatctTATAGAAAAAAAGATGACCCCTTCATCATTTTGTTTACAAGAAAAGTGGAGCAGTTGATCTTGCTACTCTTCATAAAACAATATCACATGACAATTGATCTGTCACCATAACCTGGTTGTTACTCTTCATAAAGTCACATGACAAAACACACAGTATCATCACTTCTCAAGGTCGCTAAGCCTTTCTAAAAACAAAGTCCAGAAACCACATACGGTATCGGTAACAGACAACTCTTATGGAACATTAATACTAATAAACAGAGTAAACTTTTCTTAATGTGTCTTCACTTTTACATAAAATTCAACAGAGAGAGATGTAGCTTAAGGTACTACCGTATGCGATTCCTGAAAGTGAAACTGACATTTTCAGGAGAATGCAGATCCCTCCTTGCAGAAATTTGCATAACTGCACCATCAGCGAGCATGCGTTGCAATACTCTTGTTATGTTTTTGGTGTCATCAATTCCAAGATGGTGACTTCCCAACACTCGTATTTGACGTTGCTTCAACATTGCCATCATCCCTCTAGCCTGTCGGACATGATTAAGAAACATATAACGTATGTTAAATAAAGCTTGCCATTTAAAATTACGATAAAAAATTAGGGTTCCCCGATCCCGACACCTAGGGCTGGTGGGAGTTCAAACTATTTCACTTAGGAATAGAGCTAAAGCAACAAAGGGGTTAAAGGTTTAAATCATGGGAATAGCTTCTCCGCAAGGCAGGAGACTGAGGCTGCCCTTCCATACTGTAAACAAGTAGTAGTTTGTCCTTTAAATTACAGTTTGAAGAAATAGTTTTTTGAATCCCACATTTAGCTATTTGTGCGACTTTCTCTCCATCAACAAGCATCATACCGACACCAAAAGGAAATGTAAATGTAACTTTCAAGTTCACAACATAAACAGTCATAGTCCATGTGGAATGGAGCATTAGCTTATAGGATAAAGAAGTGTTTTACCGTATATCATCCAAAAGGACCAGCTTTAATTCATTATCAGGGTGATGCCTTGCATATTGATATGAAATAAATGTGATTTCTCTTTTAAGCTACAAGATGTCATATCAAGGGGGATTTACAAGTGTTCATTAAAAGCtgaaaactaaaataaagtGTTGGTTTACCTCTTGATTGTAAAAGTTAAGGTAGACATCTTTCAGATTGATCCACTCCATAAAATATGGGGGAAGCTTCATCTTTGACACTTTACACTGTTGAGGGACCTTCGTTTTCAAATCCCAATTCCCACTGGTACCAGTGGAACAGAAAATATGTCAGCAAACAAATATAGAGAACTCCTCAACACGAAAATCCACAAACGAAGTATCATGTGTAGATAATAAGGAATTGCTCATTTCAAGTACGATAAGACACACCAAGTTACAAATGCTGCTCGATTAAGCAGCCCAGACCGATCATTGCCCCACAAGTGATGCTGAGCCAACCAAGCTTCAAATTGTTGGATAACTTCCTTAAATGGGAGAGCTGTGTCATGCCAGACCCTGCAAAATTATGCATGTAAGCAAGATTATACAGAAAGCTAAGAGATTGCAGGGAACTATTATCTTCCAAGTTGTCATACAAGTCATGATGCAAAAATGAAAACTTAATCTACACAGTTACACACTATTTCTCTAGCACCATAATCTATCCAGTGGTCAGACTGACAggtattaattttaaaatctcCGATTTCAACCGTTTCGTTATGTAGCTTCTCAATAATTAAACTATGCCACAAAAATGGATATATGGTGATCTGACATTATGGAATCAGTCGCATTGTTTGGGGTGgtgaataaataaaatattcctAGGATCCCAAACCAAATACATTGTCCTACTGAGCAAAGTAACTCTGCAACATGAAGCTTGTCATCctcaaaatggagaaaaagcgaaaaacttgaaaaatgtaAAATTCCTATTGGCTAGCCTACACAGCTTCAGGATTTTTCACCCCTCTTTTGGGATGGTACCATAATTTATATGTGCAATGCTTTGGTGGTTCTAGTCGCAACAATGAAGTATTATTGCTCTTGTAGAGACTTGAGACAACCATGACATCAAATGGCAATAGCTAAACTGGTAACATTGCTACTCCCAAGGCTGACAGAAAAATAATTGGAAATCCACAGGACAGATAACTGCTACAAAAGCCATGGTTGATAAATTTGGTCTAGACTAAATCTTGTCGGTCTTTTTCATCAACAGCTTGCTTGCACACTAAATCTTGTCAAAATCATAGAGAAGCTGAGTCCAAATCTTGTTAGAAGGCAAGCAAGTTGgaacatcaaataaaaaaatcaggAAATTTGCTGCATAGCTATAAACCATTTTAAAGTTTCCATAACCACTACGAAGTTTTGGTATTATAAAGGTGACATCTACATCAATGTCACAGCCATTGTCTTGTTTGGCACCCAACACTAAGTAAGACACTTGcatgaaaataattttcaactttgcAACATACCGATCAACTCCAAATTTGCCATATTTCCCTTCAATGTATTCGTTTATTCTTTGCTCACTCATCGCTGAGGGTCTTACAAACCTGTAAAAGgcatatgtacatatatttatacacacacatataaaagcAATGAAAACACATCATGCTTCGTACATGTAAGTAACTGTTCCAAAGAACAGAGGTGAAAATAAAAAGGGCTAACAATTTACAAGATTATATTTGAACTGAAGTAACTATCTCAAATATAATAACCAACACATCAGAAGAAAGCATGCCAACTTTGTAGTTCTAGGAAGCCAACTTCTTAAGGGACACAAATTCGGGGGCCCATATAAGCATAGATATAATGTCAACGAGACGACGACAGattcaaatattatataataaCTAAATAAGCATATAAGTTGTtactatacaaaaaaaaaacgcaTGCTTATAACTGAATCTATCTGTAGCATTTAAAGAAATGAGTTCAAAGCAATAGACTCTAGATCATGAGTTTATTACATGACCATTTGCATTGTACTGGATAACTGGTTACCTGTCCATTTATTAAAAA encodes the following:
- the LOC119992957 gene encoding uncharacterized exonuclease domain-containing protein At3g15140 isoform X1, producing MAFSRFSLSRISSLLSPSFVPLPSIRRSTPIVVRGFSLSATMESSSASLPPSHGTARWRPVCLYYTQGKCTKMDDPLHIETFNHDCCKDLHVDAAFFEHKQSQKFEFFLVLDLEGKVEILEFPVLILDAKTMAIVDFFHRFVRPSAMSEQRINEYIEGKYGKFGVDRVWHDTALPFKEVIQQFEAWLAQHHLWGNDRSGLLNRAAFVTCGNWDLKTKVPQQCKVSKMKLPPYFMEWINLKDVYLNFYNQEARGMMAMLKQRQIRVLGSHHLGIDDTKNITRVLQRMLADGAVMQISARRDLHSPENVSFTFRNRIR
- the LOC119992957 gene encoding uncharacterized exonuclease domain-containing protein At3g15140 isoform X2, yielding MAFSRFSLSRISSLLSPSFVPLPSIRRSTPIVVRGFSLSATMESSSASLPPSHGTARWRPVCLYYTQGKCTKMDDPLHIETFNHDCCKDLHVDAAFFEHKQSQKFEFFLVLDLEGFVRPSAMSEQRINEYIEGKYGKFGVDRVWHDTALPFKEVIQQFEAWLAQHHLWGNDRSGLLNRAAFVTCGNWDLKTKVPQQCKVSKMKLPPYFMEWINLKDVYLNFYNQEARGMMAMLKQRQIRVLGSHHLGIDDTKNITRVLQRMLADGAVMQISARRDLHSPENVSFTFRNRIR